One part of the Lycium ferocissimum isolate CSIRO_LF1 chromosome 8, AGI_CSIRO_Lferr_CH_V1, whole genome shotgun sequence genome encodes these proteins:
- the LOC132067175 gene encoding uncharacterized protein LOC132067175 isoform X2, which produces MEGFKVDKWGYEVNTSSDSCISAINSYYHQVLSYGRERSVILEAPKQDPTCVLANILAGQYLCSADSSRAMPLLEAAKSRLEQASSYEKVVFEVINCLISPNRDDDVAVELHLKLLKDFPRDLVSLKRAQVLCFYMGRADLSVKLVEQVLPVNKGESYIYGMLAFPLLELGRYADAEEAAKKGFEIDSEDAWTHHALCHVYQYECRFKEAVQFMEECSRTWSSLSSFMYTHNWWHVALCYLEGHSPMEKVRDVYDQKIWKELERIDASPAEVYLNALGLLLRVYVRGGINVFGDRLKILANRLSDKAFWYLEWHLDVLVLWALSCTGDVSKAEELLEGLRSRISKMTKKKREQMRRALLLAEMQFEYGKGENERALELLGHTFDAVDYKIIGASDEQLDVFNEVWITMLLNSGQATKAIQAIEKQLKKREGTPFLWRLLEKGYSMSKQEEAIVAGKKAQALEAAYFN; this is translated from the exons ATGGAAGGATTTAAAGTAGACAAATGGGGTTATGAAGTGAATACAAGTTCTGATTCTTGCATATCTGCTATCAATTCTTATTATCATCAG GTACTTAGCTATGGAAGAGAAAGGTCTGTAATATTGGAAGCTCCTAAACAAGACCCAACTTGTGTTTTGGCCAATATTTTGGCTGGTCAGTACCTTTGTTCTGCCGATTCTTCCCGTGCTATGCCTCTTCTTGAAGCTGCCAAGTCTCGCCTC GAACAAGCTAGCTCGTATGAGAAAGTGGTTTTTGAGGTAATCAATTGTTTGATTTCACCAAATAGAGATGACGATGTGGCTGTAGAACTACACTTGAAG CTGCTTAAGGATTTCCCAAGAGATCTAGTCTCTCTCAAGAGGGCTCAAGTGCTTTGTTTCTATATGGGTCGCGCTGATTTGTCTGTGAAACTTGTTGAACAG GTCCTACCAGTAAATAAAGGCGAAAGTTACATTTATGGCATGCTCGCATTTCCCCTATTAGAGCTTGGTCGATATGCAGATGCTGAAGAAGCTGCAAAGAAAGGCTTTGAAATTGATAGTGAAGATGCCTGGACACATCATGCT CTCTGTCATGTTTATCAGTATGAGTGTCGTTTTAAAGAAGCAGTACAATTTATGGAGGAGTGCTCAAGAACCTGGAGttctttgtcatcttttat GTATACACACAATTGGTGGCACGTTGCACTTTGTTATTTGGAAGGTCATTCTCCCATGGAAAAAGTAAGAGATGTTTATGACCAAAAAATCTGGAAAGAGTTGGAAAGAATTGATGCCAGTCCAGCCGAA GTGTACTTGAATGCTCTTGGTTTGTTACTCCGGGTATATGTACGAGGTGGGATTAATGTCTTTGGGGACCGTTTGAAGATCCTAGCTAATCGTCTGTCAGATAAA GCTTTCTGGTATCTTGAATGGCACCTGGATGTCTTGGTGTTGTGGGCCCTATCCTGTACTGGCGACGTTTCTAAAGCAGAGGAGTTACTCGAGGGTTTAAGATCCAG AATCTCTaaaatgacaaagaaaaaacGAGAACAGATGCGGAGAGCTTTGCTG CTTGCAGAGATGCAGTTTGAATATGGCAAGGGTGAAAATGAACGGGCGTTGGAATTGCTTGGACATACATTTGATGCCGTAGACTACAAG ATTATTGGAGCGTCGGACGAACAGCTTGACGTTTTCAATGAAGTTTGGATCACTATGTTGCTGAATAGTGGTCAGGCTACAAAAG CTATTCAGGCCATAGAGAAGCAGCTAAAGAAGAGGGAAGGGACACCGTTCTTGTGGCGCCTCCTG GAAAAAGGTTATTCAATGTCAAAACAAGAGGAAGCAATAGTTGCAGGCAAAAAAGCTCAAGCATTGGAAGCTGCATACTTCAATTAG
- the LOC132066000 gene encoding glutathione S-transferase U17-like: METSTVKVLGSHPSSFVNRVLIALNVKSVDYELFQEDMSNKSELLLKSNPVHKKIPVLFHGDNPICESLIIVQYIDETWTNGPSILPSDPHDRAIARFWATYIDDKVLVSTQSFLVNFMYDHLVTFDVRAWESTRREAKSEVQEKLIEALLPLEEAFVKCSKGKSFFGGYNIGYVDIALGCILGYIKAIKIMFGVDIFDVTKTPGLVNWADRFLEDKAVKDVILKPEELVEILKVYLAKRQVANAN, encoded by the exons ATGGAAACAAGTACTGTTAAGGTTCTAGGTTCACATCCAAGTTCCTTTGTAAATCGAGTTTTAATTGCCCTCAATGTTAAGTCTGTGGACTATGAACTTTTTCAAGAAGACATGTCCAATAAAAGTGAGCTTCTCCTTAAATCAAACCCTGTTCATAAGAAAATCCCAGTCCTTTTCCATGGTGACAATCCTATTTGTGAGTCCTTAATCATTGTCCAATATATCGATGAGACATGGACTAATGGGCCCTCCATTCTTCCTTCTGATCCCCATGACCGTGCCATCGCCAGGTTTTGGGCTACCTACATAGATGACAAGGTATTGGTTTCAACACAAAGCTTTCTGGTTAATTTCATGTATGATCACT TGGTTACCTTTGATGTCAGAGCTTGGGAAAGCACAAGGAGGGAAGCAAAATCAGAAGTACAAGAGAAACTAATAGAAGCACTTCTACCTTTAGAAGAGGCATTTGTTAAGTGTAGCAAAGGGAAATCTTTTTTTGGTGGATACAATATTGGTTACGTAGACATTGCTTTGGGATGCATTTTGGGTTATATAAAGGCAATAAAAATTATGTTTGGAGTAGATATTTTTGATGTAACAAAGACCCCTGGTTTGGTTAATTGGGCTGATAGGTTCTTGGAAGACAAAGCTGTTAAGGATGTCATTTTGAAGCCAGAGGAACTTGTTGAGATACTCAAGGTATATTTGGCCAAAAGACAAGTTGCTAATGCAAATTAA
- the LOC132067175 gene encoding uncharacterized protein LOC132067175 isoform X1, whose amino-acid sequence MEGFKVDKWGYEVNTSSDSCISAINSYYHQVLSYGRERSVILEAPKQDPTCVLANILAGQYLCSADSSRAMPLLEAAKSRLEQASSYEKVVFEVINCLISPNRDDDVAVELHLKLLKDFPRDLVSLKRAQVLCFYMGRADLSVKLVEQVLPVNKGESYIYGMLAFPLLELGRYADAEEAAKKGFEIDSEDAWTHHALCHVYQYECRFKEAVQFMEECSRTWSSLSSFMYTHNWWHVALCYLEGHSPMEKVRDVYDQKIWKELERIDASPAEVYLNALGLLLRVYVRGGINVFGDRLKILANRLSDKAFWYLEWHLDVLVLWALSCTGDVSKAEELLEGLRSRISKMTKKKREQMRRALLLAEMQFEYGKGENERALELLGHTFDAVDYKIIGASDEQLDVFNEVWITMLLNSGQATKVAAIQAIEKQLKKREGTPFLWRLLEKGYSMSKQEEAIVAGKKAQALEAAYFN is encoded by the exons ATGGAAGGATTTAAAGTAGACAAATGGGGTTATGAAGTGAATACAAGTTCTGATTCTTGCATATCTGCTATCAATTCTTATTATCATCAG GTACTTAGCTATGGAAGAGAAAGGTCTGTAATATTGGAAGCTCCTAAACAAGACCCAACTTGTGTTTTGGCCAATATTTTGGCTGGTCAGTACCTTTGTTCTGCCGATTCTTCCCGTGCTATGCCTCTTCTTGAAGCTGCCAAGTCTCGCCTC GAACAAGCTAGCTCGTATGAGAAAGTGGTTTTTGAGGTAATCAATTGTTTGATTTCACCAAATAGAGATGACGATGTGGCTGTAGAACTACACTTGAAG CTGCTTAAGGATTTCCCAAGAGATCTAGTCTCTCTCAAGAGGGCTCAAGTGCTTTGTTTCTATATGGGTCGCGCTGATTTGTCTGTGAAACTTGTTGAACAG GTCCTACCAGTAAATAAAGGCGAAAGTTACATTTATGGCATGCTCGCATTTCCCCTATTAGAGCTTGGTCGATATGCAGATGCTGAAGAAGCTGCAAAGAAAGGCTTTGAAATTGATAGTGAAGATGCCTGGACACATCATGCT CTCTGTCATGTTTATCAGTATGAGTGTCGTTTTAAAGAAGCAGTACAATTTATGGAGGAGTGCTCAAGAACCTGGAGttctttgtcatcttttat GTATACACACAATTGGTGGCACGTTGCACTTTGTTATTTGGAAGGTCATTCTCCCATGGAAAAAGTAAGAGATGTTTATGACCAAAAAATCTGGAAAGAGTTGGAAAGAATTGATGCCAGTCCAGCCGAA GTGTACTTGAATGCTCTTGGTTTGTTACTCCGGGTATATGTACGAGGTGGGATTAATGTCTTTGGGGACCGTTTGAAGATCCTAGCTAATCGTCTGTCAGATAAA GCTTTCTGGTATCTTGAATGGCACCTGGATGTCTTGGTGTTGTGGGCCCTATCCTGTACTGGCGACGTTTCTAAAGCAGAGGAGTTACTCGAGGGTTTAAGATCCAG AATCTCTaaaatgacaaagaaaaaacGAGAACAGATGCGGAGAGCTTTGCTG CTTGCAGAGATGCAGTTTGAATATGGCAAGGGTGAAAATGAACGGGCGTTGGAATTGCTTGGACATACATTTGATGCCGTAGACTACAAG ATTATTGGAGCGTCGGACGAACAGCTTGACGTTTTCAATGAAGTTTGGATCACTATGTTGCTGAATAGTGGTCAGGCTACAAAAG TCGCAGCTATTCAGGCCATAGAGAAGCAGCTAAAGAAGAGGGAAGGGACACCGTTCTTGTGGCGCCTCCTG GAAAAAGGTTATTCAATGTCAAAACAAGAGGAAGCAATAGTTGCAGGCAAAAAAGCTCAAGCATTGGAAGCTGCATACTTCAATTAG